Proteins co-encoded in one Setaria viridis chromosome 9, Setaria_viridis_v4.0, whole genome shotgun sequence genomic window:
- the LOC117840312 gene encoding uncharacterized protein produces the protein MDVKGLEGDKLENRLYVGNLDFRISESDVIKMFSPFGKIAAEDFLWHTRGPKQGEPRGYAFVQYTTKEEAQLAKEKMNGKLVCGRPMVVHLASEKSSLDSGPSQRALKDKKLTGGSASRSVQTDRAAKVSAIKSKLKSLEEEGCSTKKPRLTPNDLTVTREHSHKKF, from the exons ATG GACGTTAAAGGTCTTGAGGGAGATAAGCTGGAGAATAGGCTCTATGTTGGGAATCTGGACTTCAGGATATCAGA GTCTGATGTTATCAAGATGTTTTCCCCCTTTGGAAAGATTGCAGCAGAGGATTTCTTGTGGCACACACGTGGCCCAAAGCAAGGTGAACCCCGGGGCTATGCCTTTGTTCAATACAccaccaaggag GAAGCTCAGTTAGCAAAGGAAAAGATGAATGGCAAGTTAGTCTGCGGACGTCCAATGGTGGTTCACCTGGCTAGTGAGAAGAGCTCTCTAGACTCTGGTCCTTCACAAAGAGCACTCAAAGACAAGAAACTGACAGGGGGTTCAGCAAGCAGATCAGTACAAACTGATCGCGCTGCAAAGGTATCTGCCATAAAAAGCAAGTTAAAATCTCTTGAGGAAGAAGGGTGCAGCACAAAAAAACCAAGACTCACACCAAATGACTTGACAGTCACTAGAGAACACTCTCATAAGAAGTTTTGA
- the LOC117840311 gene encoding uncharacterized protein, with protein MEASPSRSDSFSRGGWPRCKARCAPSFERLDIHGVGLGESFNSSTASFIDMDPEELFSMRWTSDDAGFDFGPPCAGSCSPLLASAGLVFSDDGLLPCEPSGIASASYADASAGSSPAFHTAQSTPASVIGSSRRPAGGAKPLLATRRLLLRYLRFLVPLCRKARALRMPARAFSAPRARSVAATPARRSTSSATSAAEYWCHGNADTAVRDAILHCKKSLLTARTEC; from the coding sequence ATGGAGGCCTCGCCGTCTCGCAGCGACAGCTTCTCCCGCGGTGGATGGCCCAGGTGCAAGGCGCGGTGCGCACCGTCCTTCGAGCGCCTCGACATACACGGCGTCGGCCTCGGCGAATCGTTCAACAGCTCCACGGCGTCCTTCATCGACATGGACCCGGAGGAGCTGTTCTCGATGCGGTGGACGTCGGACGACGCCGGCTTCGACTTCGGCCCGCCGTGCGCTGGGTCGTGCTCCCCGCTGCTCGCCAGCGCcgggctcgtcttctccgacgacgGCCTCCTCCCCTGCGAGCCGAGCGGCATTGCCAGCGCGTCGTACGCCGACGCGTCGGCGGGCTCGTCCCCGGCGTTCCACACGGCGCAGAGCACGCCGGCCTCCGTGATCGGCTCCTCGCggcgcccggccggcggcgccaagCCGCTGCTGGCGACGCGGAGGCTGCTGCTCAGGTACCTGCGCTTCCTCGTGCCGCTGTGCCGCAAGGCGAGGGCGCTGCGGATGCCGGCGCGGGCGTTCTCGGCGCCGCGTGCCAGGTCGGTGGCCGCGACTCCGGCGCGCCGGTCCACGTCCAGCGCCACGAGCGCGGCGGAGTACTGGTGCCACGGCAACGCCGACACCGCCGTGCGCGACGCCATCCTCCACTGCAAGAAGTCCTTGCTGACCGCTCGCACAGAATGCTGA